From the Papaver somniferum cultivar HN1 chromosome 2, ASM357369v1, whole genome shotgun sequence genome, the window CCTGTGACCACACATGGcagaatttataaaataaacaatctatgatcataaaccctaaaacacTCAAAAGTTACAGGCAAGAGATTTTTATTGATACTACCATTATACCACTAGTGTATGATATAAGAGTACGATTAGTAGAGAGAAAGAAGGATAGAACCTATGTTGTGAGAATAGGAGGAAGGTAATCAGACTTGCCACCAAGTACTCTAGCTTTAGTGTCGGGGAAGAACTCATGACCGGGCAACTCAGTAACATCTCCATTTTCAGTGATTCCAATTGGGTACCTAAGGAGGTGTCCAGGTAGATCACGTTCAAGAGAATCACTCGAGTAAAGATCCCAGTATTTATCAGCGATCCTGTTCACCTTTTGCACACATTCCTCGCTGTTAGGATGGAGGAAAACTTCATCGAGCATGCCAAGATGTTCATACCATAATGCCATACGGAATCCGTGGATTTGACCCGTTGCTGGTTCTCTGTGAGCTAGGTGATGAGGTTGGTAACCTCCCATGGCAATTTCAGAATCCCTTGCACCATTCATTGATCTCTCATTGATGTTAGCTGATCCAATGATTATGTATTCATCGTCAACTGTAAAAGCAGGCAAAATAAATCCAACATGAGTATTTAGTTTCCGGCATGATTGAACTACAACATCAAAGCACAAGTTCCATTTTTTTGACTAACATGTAAGACAGGGGTTGGGACACCTCAGCAATGGCAATGACACCTAGTTTACAGAGTTTTCTAAACATGTTAACTGTTAAGACTTGGGAAGAACATTGGAGTCTTGACTCCTGATTTAGACCAAACTATGTACGTCTAGAGTTACCAGATCAAGTTGTAAATTAACATTTAAACCACTAATCTATATTCCCAATCTAAGAAGAAAGATTTCAGAAGATGCTAATTCAAGCTAATAAACGAAATCACTAAAGCCGTCATACGTACCTATCATCATCTTGGTGTGAACGTAGATCATGAATCGTCGAGCCGCCTGAGCTCTACTATAATCCGTATCAGGGTCTGGAGTTTCTGATGGTACATACTCTCCTTCTTTCTTCACCTCTCGATTACCGAGACAGAAGAATGTCAAGTAGTCCCTAGGGTCAGCAACAAGCCCTTTAGCTTTAAGAGCTTGAGTGATGTCAGCGTACATCATGTCCCAAGTCCTCCTCTGCCAATCTAATATCGCCTGAACTGATGCACTCTCTGGGATACCCTCTGGCCACATCGGAACAACGACATAGACAGTAAACCTCTCACCAGCTTCAATCTTGCTAACAATTTTTAGTGAGAGTTCCTTGGGAATAAGATGCAGAGCGTTTATTTCCTCAGGCTTAATGCCATCTGCTTTCCAACCGTATGAACTTCCGAGGAAATACTGATTTTCTATGTAAATGAAGTCCTTTGCTCTTCGAATGGCATTAATATAAGCATCCTGAATGCTGCGGTCGATGATGTTGTCTTTTCCACTAACAAGCCCAGCTTTGGCTGCATCCTCAGGTGAATCAGGGAATCCAAAAGCAGCCCCACCATCAATGGATCTGAACAACTGAACGTTCCATGATTCTGGGTCTTCAGAGAACGTAACGGGGGAGGGAGGAATAATAATCTCAGAAAGCTCTCTCAAGTTGACAAGAATGTCTTTCCCACCCTGTTTCCTCCACCTCTGTTCAAAATTGAAAAGGACATCCCAAGCAATGGGTCCTTCTAAACAGGAGTGGATATCATGCCAAGGCTCCCTGGGCCCACCTTTAGTAATTGCACCACCAGTGAAGTTAGGTTGATGGAAATCATCATGATGGGCAGTATCCAAGGTTCTAAAAAGAGAATGGAACTGAGTATCATATCTTCCATCGCAGAGATCAATACCCCCAACAAAACTCACAATTCTCCTCTGTTGTGATCCTTCACTGGGCATTGCACTATCCGTGACAACAATCTTCTGGTGATGAGTGAACATAGTTGAGATCTGTAAATCCTGAATGAAGCTGCCTCCATCATCAGGATTACGGGGACACAAGACACAGTTCACCTGTGTACCTTGGAAGTAATTAAAAGTGTCTTCGTCATGGGTAGCCATCAATCCATCTTTTTTCAATAAACCCACAGAGGTTCTGTCATCCCATACAAGCATAAGGACCCTAACACCTTCATCAGCCTTTTTCTTAAGCAACTCTCCAAGAGTGATGTCCCCACCAGGTTTTTGCCTTCTCGAGTCCCTTATCAAAACGACTTCAGTGTACACAGACCACCCAGTAATGTAAATCATGTGTTTCGCATTACTG encodes:
- the LOC113350555 gene encoding phospholipase D alpha 1-like → MAQILLHGTLHVTIFEANSISHPDRKTGGAPKFFRKLVENIEETVGFGKGASMLYASVDLDKARVGRTRIIKDEPVNPKWYESFHIYCAHMAANVIFTVKDDNPIGATLIGRAYVPIDKVLSGEEVDEWVEVVDQERNPVQGGCKIHVKLQYFDVGQDKNWARGIRSAKFPGVPYTFFTQRTGCKVSLYQDAHVPDNFIPKIPLAGGKIYEPARCWEDIFDAISNAKHMIYITGWSVYTEVVLIRDSRRQKPGGDITLGELLKKKADEGVRVLMLVWDDRTSVGLLKKDGLMATHDEDTFNYFQGTQVNCVLCPRNPDDGGSFIQDLQISTMFTHHQKIVVTDSAMPSEGSQQRRIVSFVGGIDLCDGRYDTQFHSLFRTLDTAHHDDFHQPNFTGGAITKGGPREPWHDIHSCLEGPIAWDVLFNFEQRWRKQGGKDILVNLRELSEIIIPPSPVTFSEDPESWNVQLFRSIDGGAAFGFPDSPEDAAKAGLVSGKDNIIDRSIQDAYINAIRRAKDFIYIENQYFLGSSYGWKADGIKPEEINALHLIPKELSLKIVSKIEAGERFTVYVVVPMWPEGIPESASVQAILDWQRRTWDMMYADITQALKAKGLVADPRDYLTFFCLGNREVKKEGEYVPSETPDPDTDYSRAQAARRFMIYVHTKMMIVDDEYIIIGSANINERSMNGARDSEIAMGGYQPHHLAHREPATGQIHGFRMALWYEHLGMLDEVFLHPNSEECVQKVNRIADKYWDLYSSDSLERDLPGHLLRYPIGITENGDVTELPGHEFFPDTKARVLGGKSDYLPPILTT